A stretch of the Psychroserpens sp. Hel_I_66 genome encodes the following:
- a CDS encoding dienelactone hydrolase family protein, translated as MKNLKKEDISQEVFDLYDDYAHNKLNRRQFVEKLGIYAVGGITVGSLLSFMSPNYLDSMLVKPNDPTLDSDYITYESPKGGGTIKGLLSKPKDNTEKLPGVIVVHENRGLNPYIEAVGRRTAKEGFISLAPDALSPLGGYPGNDDDGRALQKERDRDEMLEDFIAAYRYLKNHESCNGHVGVVGFCFGGWISNMMAVRLPDLGAAVPYYGRQPEAEDAKKINAPLLLQYGELDTRVNEGWPAFEEVLKANDIEYQFYIYPGVNHGFHNNTTPRYDKEAANLSWERTIAFFKKHLV; from the coding sequence ATGAAAAATTTAAAAAAAGAAGATATTAGCCAAGAGGTATTTGATCTTTACGATGATTATGCCCACAATAAATTGAACCGCAGGCAATTTGTTGAAAAACTAGGCATTTATGCTGTTGGAGGTATCACTGTAGGGTCACTGCTAAGTTTTATGTCTCCAAATTATCTGGACTCTATGTTAGTAAAACCGAATGATCCAACTTTAGATTCAGATTATATTACATACGAATCTCCCAAAGGAGGAGGTACAATTAAAGGTTTATTGTCTAAACCTAAAGATAACACCGAGAAATTACCTGGAGTTATTGTTGTTCATGAAAACAGAGGTCTAAACCCATATATTGAGGCCGTTGGTCGAAGAACCGCTAAAGAAGGATTTATAAGTTTAGCACCAGATGCCCTTTCTCCACTGGGAGGTTACCCTGGAAATGATGACGATGGTAGAGCATTACAAAAAGAGCGTGACCGAGATGAAATGCTTGAAGATTTTATTGCTGCATATCGCTATTTAAAAAACCACGAGAGCTGTAATGGTCATGTTGGTGTGGTTGGGTTTTGCTTTGGTGGCTGGATTTCTAATATGATGGCTGTTCGTTTACCAGATTTAGGTGCTGCAGTGCCTTACTACGGAAGACAGCCAGAAGCTGAAGATGCTAAAAAAATAAATGCTCCTCTTTTACTTCAATATGGAGAATTAGATACTCGTGTCAACGAAGGATGGCCAGCTTTTGAGGAAGTTTTAAAAGCTAATGACATAGAGTACCAATTTTACATTTATCCAGGAGTCAACCATGGCTTTCACAATAATACCACACCTCGTTATGATAAAGAGGCTGCCAACTTATCTTGGGAACGTACTATTGCCTTTTTTAAAAAGCATTTAGTTTAA
- a CDS encoding FMN-binding negative transcriptional regulator, with protein sequence MNYPPRHHQDNERAHIIEVIKTYPLATLVSVENNLPLITHLPLVLEDEKLIGHIDIYNPQAKLLKNNNDITILFSGPECYISPSIYSTTQLPTWNYIKVHLKGRVKAIESKAALKQSLIKMTEFLEAPDHNYVLEPENPRLDRNLDYIEMFEIEITSWEGKFKLSQDKKPTDIERARKELIRANQESIKQFLDTIF encoded by the coding sequence ATGAACTATCCGCCAAGACATCATCAGGATAATGAAAGAGCCCATATTATTGAAGTCATAAAGACGTATCCTCTTGCGACGCTCGTTTCCGTAGAAAACAATCTCCCATTGATAACGCATTTACCGTTGGTCTTGGAAGATGAAAAATTGATTGGTCATATTGATATTTACAATCCGCAGGCAAAACTTTTAAAAAACAATAATGATATCACTATTTTATTTTCTGGACCAGAATGTTATATCTCGCCAAGTATTTACAGTACAACGCAATTACCAACTTGGAACTACATTAAAGTGCATCTCAAAGGACGAGTCAAAGCGATAGAGAGTAAAGCTGCCCTAAAACAATCCCTAATTAAGATGACCGAGTTTCTCGAAGCTCCAGACCATAATTACGTTTTAGAACCAGAAAACCCCAGACTGGATAGAAATCTAGATTACATTGAAATGTTTGAGATTGAAATCACATCTTGGGAAGGTAAATTTAAATTATCACAAGACAAAAAACCGACCGATATTGAACGTGCTCGAAAGGAGTTGATTCGTGCCAATCAAGAAAGTATAAAGCAATTTCTAGATACCATATTTTAA
- the radC gene encoding RadC family protein has product MTEKSESFSIKNWSQDDQPREKLRDKGKSTLSDAELVAIILGSGSRNESAVALSKRILASVDHNLNELGKLSLKQLMQFKGIGEAKAISIAAVMELGRRRRGEDAVEKNKITSSASVFEIMQPLLGELPHEEFWILYLNNSNRIITKNQLSKGGITGTLVDIRLVLKTALEVGAVGLILVHNHPSGTLKPSEADKNLTQKLKIAAQSLDIKVLDHLIITEKAYFSFADESVL; this is encoded by the coding sequence ATGACAGAAAAATCGGAATCGTTTTCGATAAAAAATTGGTCACAAGATGATCAGCCTAGAGAAAAACTAAGAGACAAAGGTAAATCTACTTTGAGCGATGCAGAGCTGGTAGCCATCATTTTAGGCTCTGGTAGCAGAAATGAAAGTGCAGTAGCACTAAGTAAGCGCATCTTGGCAAGTGTAGATCATAATCTTAATGAACTTGGGAAACTTTCTTTAAAACAACTCATGCAATTTAAAGGTATTGGAGAGGCAAAAGCTATTTCCATTGCTGCAGTTATGGAGTTGGGACGACGACGTAGAGGTGAAGATGCAGTTGAAAAAAATAAAATCACTTCCAGCGCTTCAGTATTTGAAATTATGCAACCCCTTTTAGGTGAGTTGCCTCATGAAGAATTTTGGATTCTCTATCTCAATAATTCTAATAGGATCATCACTAAAAACCAACTTAGCAAAGGAGGTATTACCGGTACTTTGGTAGATATTAGATTGGTGCTTAAAACAGCTTTAGAGGTTGGCGCAGTGGGTTTGATCTTGGTTCATAATCATCCGTCTGGAACTCTAAAACCTAGCGAAGCAGATAAAAACCTGACCCAAAAATTAAAAATAGCTGCCCAAAGTTTAGACATTAAGGTTTTAGATCACTTAATAATCACAGAAAAGGCATACTTTAGTTTTGCAGACGAAAGTGTATTGTAG
- a CDS encoding polysaccharide deacetylase family protein, which yields MSYTKQPLSGEIFIRNHELLFEQGLSDLDINVQEWNGTKCFFPTGEKSALPFDIFAASFYLLSRYEEYLPHVKDTYGRFTATESLAFKENFLKQPVIDIWAYRLKHILEQKFENFEFPKRTYNIQPIIDVPMAYYFRQKGLLRSLGGAMSDLFNLRLRRLYQRFLVLFGFARDPYDTFKWIINKQKQYRFKFIVFFLIGDYSTYDKNINVNKKKFVTLIKSMSDYCKVGLKASYFSLENISILKKERKKMEFITNYELEATRNSFSKINIPVSYRNLVELEIRNDFTMGYLDYSGFRAGTCTPFLFYDLDYETQTPLLINSFHCIDYALLKHQSQLDKKQELERLIRSVKKVDGTFTPVFHNYSFGNEPRWKGFRKLFTQVLESVDEN from the coding sequence ATGTCATACACAAAGCAACCTTTAAGTGGCGAGATATTTATTAGAAATCACGAATTGCTTTTTGAACAAGGCCTATCTGATTTAGATATCAACGTGCAGGAGTGGAACGGTACAAAATGCTTTTTTCCAACGGGTGAAAAAAGTGCATTACCTTTTGATATTTTTGCTGCATCGTTTTACCTGTTAAGTCGTTATGAAGAATATCTCCCGCATGTAAAAGACACCTATGGTCGGTTTACTGCGACTGAAAGTTTGGCTTTTAAGGAAAACTTTTTAAAGCAACCGGTTATTGATATTTGGGCTTATAGACTAAAACATATTTTAGAGCAAAAATTCGAGAATTTTGAATTTCCGAAGAGAACCTACAATATCCAGCCAATTATAGACGTGCCAATGGCATACTACTTTAGGCAAAAAGGTTTATTGCGATCCCTAGGTGGTGCAATGAGCGATTTGTTTAATTTGAGATTGCGTCGTTTGTACCAGCGTTTTCTTGTTTTATTTGGATTTGCAAGAGATCCATACGATACCTTTAAATGGATTATCAATAAGCAAAAGCAATACAGGTTTAAGTTTATTGTCTTCTTTTTAATAGGCGATTATTCTACGTACGATAAAAATATTAACGTCAATAAAAAGAAGTTTGTCACGTTGATCAAATCCATGTCAGACTATTGCAAGGTAGGATTGAAAGCGTCTTATTTTTCTTTGGAAAACATTTCCATTTTAAAAAAAGAGAGAAAAAAAATGGAGTTTATCACAAACTATGAGTTGGAAGCTACCCGTAATTCATTTTCAAAAATCAATATTCCGGTTTCATATCGCAATTTGGTTGAGCTGGAAATTAGAAATGATTTTACGATGGGTTACCTCGATTATTCAGGGTTTAGGGCAGGTACGTGCACTCCGTTTTTGTTTTACGATCTAGACTATGAGACGCAAACGCCATTGCTTATAAATTCATTTCACTGCATTGATTATGCATTGCTAAAGCATCAATCTCAATTAGATAAAAAGCAGGAATTGGAGCGATTGATACGATCGGTTAAAAAAGTAGATGGTACATTTACTCCGGTTTTTCATAATTATTCCTTCGGAAACGAGCCACGGTGGAAAGGCTTTAGAAAATTATTTACCCAAGTATTAGAATCTGTAGATGAAAATTAA
- a CDS encoding YjjG family noncanonical pyrimidine nucleotidase, whose translation MKIKGIKHIFFDLDHTLWDFDKNSALTFEKIFKLHRLNVDPTAFLSVYEPINLNYWKLYREEKIDKANLRYKRLKDTFDAVKYEVEDDIINQLSVDYIEYLTTFNHLFENTIEILDYLQKEYQLHIITNGFEEAQQRKMDNSKISGYFKTITNSESAGVKKPNPIIFNHALSLSRAKPEESLMIGDNYEADILGAIDVGMDVILFNYHNIKPDAHIKQVHHLAELKKYL comes from the coding sequence ATGAAAATTAAAGGTATTAAACATATTTTTTTCGATTTAGACCATACACTTTGGGATTTTGATAAAAACTCAGCATTAACGTTTGAAAAAATTTTTAAGCTTCATCGTTTAAATGTGGACCCAACTGCGTTCTTGTCGGTTTACGAACCCATAAACTTAAATTACTGGAAACTCTATCGAGAAGAAAAAATCGATAAGGCGAATTTGCGTTACAAGCGGTTAAAAGACACATTTGATGCAGTTAAGTATGAGGTTGAGGATGACATTATCAATCAATTATCTGTAGATTATATTGAATATCTTACAACGTTCAATCATCTTTTTGAAAACACAATTGAGATTCTGGATTATTTACAAAAAGAATACCAATTACATATTATTACCAATGGTTTTGAGGAAGCACAGCAGCGTAAAATGGATAATTCTAAAATTTCCGGATATTTTAAAACCATAACAAATTCCGAGTCTGCAGGAGTAAAAAAACCAAATCCTATTATCTTTAATCATGCCTTAAGTCTCTCAAGAGCTAAACCCGAAGAAAGTTTGATGATTGGAGATAATTACGAAGCCGATATTTTAGGAGCCATTGATGTAGGCATGGATGTTATTTTATTTAATTATCATAATATTAAACCAGACGCACACATTAAACAAGTGCATCATCTGGCTGAATTAAAAAAGTATCTTTAA
- a CDS encoding replication-associated recombination protein A encodes MNEPLAERLRPLKLDDYLSQTHLVGENGVLTQQLQQGVIASMIFWGPPGTGKTTLANIVANESKRPFYTLSAINSGVKDIREVIDKAKQSGGLFTTKNPILFIDEIHRFSKSQQDSLLQAVEKGWVTLIGATTENPSFEVIPALLSRCQVYILNSFSKGDLENLLKRALKEDRVLKDRDIILKETEALIKLSGGDARKLLNIFELLVTSFDSKETIKITNDMVSQRVQNNIIRYDKTGEQHYDIVSAFIKSIRGSDPNAAVYYLARMIEGGEDVKFIARRLLILASEDIGNANPTALVIANNAFQAVSVIGYPESRIILSQCTTYLATSPKSNAAYEAIGKAQQLVKDTGNLSIPLSIRNAPTKLMKELGYGDNYKYAHNFENNFAAHEFLPEEIKGTKLYNPGNNSREQAQREFLKNRWKEKYGY; translated from the coding sequence ATGAACGAACCTTTAGCAGAACGATTAAGACCTTTAAAACTTGATGACTACTTGAGCCAGACGCATTTGGTTGGTGAAAATGGTGTTTTAACACAGCAATTGCAACAAGGTGTCATAGCATCCATGATTTTTTGGGGACCACCAGGCACAGGTAAAACAACGCTTGCCAATATTGTTGCCAATGAATCTAAACGTCCTTTTTATACGTTGAGCGCGATAAACAGCGGAGTTAAGGATATTAGAGAAGTGATAGATAAGGCTAAGCAAAGTGGCGGATTATTTACCACCAAGAATCCTATTTTGTTTATTGACGAAATTCACAGATTTAGCAAATCCCAACAAGATTCCCTTTTACAAGCAGTAGAAAAAGGTTGGGTTACTTTAATTGGTGCAACAACAGAGAATCCAAGTTTTGAAGTCATACCTGCACTTCTATCCCGTTGTCAGGTTTATATTTTAAACTCATTTTCTAAAGGTGATTTAGAAAATCTTTTAAAACGTGCTCTTAAAGAGGATCGAGTTTTAAAAGACCGAGATATAATTTTAAAAGAAACCGAAGCTTTAATCAAACTATCTGGTGGTGACGCAAGGAAATTGCTCAATATTTTCGAGCTCTTGGTTACCTCTTTTGATAGTAAAGAAACCATAAAAATCACTAATGACATGGTTTCGCAACGTGTACAGAATAATATCATTAGATATGACAAAACTGGTGAACAGCATTACGATATCGTGTCTGCTTTTATAAAATCTATTCGTGGTAGCGACCCAAATGCTGCTGTTTATTATTTAGCAAGAATGATTGAAGGTGGTGAGGACGTCAAATTTATTGCGAGGCGATTATTGATTCTTGCTAGCGAGGATATTGGTAATGCCAACCCAACTGCTTTAGTTATTGCTAACAATGCATTTCAAGCAGTTTCTGTAATTGGATACCCAGAATCTCGCATCATACTTAGCCAATGCACAACGTATTTGGCAACATCTCCCAAAAGTAACGCAGCGTATGAAGCCATTGGTAAAGCGCAACAATTGGTTAAAGACACTGGCAATCTATCCATCCCATTATCTATAAGAAATGCTCCTACAAAACTTATGAAGGAACTCGGTTATGGCGATAATTACAAATATGCACATAACTTCGAAAACAATTTTGCTGCTCATGAGTTTTTGCCAGAAGAAATAAAAGGCACAAAACTTTACAATCCAGGAAACAATTCTCGAGAACAAGCGCAACGAGAATTTCTCAAAAACCGATGGAAAGAAAAATATGGGTATTAA
- a CDS encoding rhomboid family intramembrane serine protease: protein MSDQQHFKYSTGVIAYPLFFVLSIWMVFWMQVRFFPSIKRLGVYPQKLEGLLGIVTSPFVHADIEHLYHNSIPLFILSVALFYFYRKISWKVLFYGILLSGLFTWVIGRPANHIGASGLVYVLVSFIFFKGIFAKHYRLVALSLIVVFLYGSMIWYAFPVKDGMSWEGHLGGLLSGLLFAVVFRKSVAKPERYVWQEPDFNEDDDPFLKHFDENGNFIENIEPDEVLENGVEDGQISEENKPNITYIFKENKD, encoded by the coding sequence ATGAGTGACCAACAACATTTTAAATACTCAACAGGCGTTATAGCGTATCCGTTGTTTTTTGTACTCTCCATTTGGATGGTGTTCTGGATGCAGGTTCGGTTTTTTCCGTCAATTAAGCGCTTGGGTGTTTATCCGCAAAAACTAGAAGGTCTTTTAGGCATTGTCACAAGTCCTTTTGTTCATGCAGATATAGAGCATTTGTACCATAACAGTATTCCACTTTTTATACTCTCGGTCGCTCTTTTTTATTTCTATCGAAAAATCTCTTGGAAAGTTTTGTTCTACGGAATTTTACTTTCAGGATTGTTCACTTGGGTCATTGGCAGGCCAGCTAATCATATTGGCGCAAGTGGCTTGGTTTACGTGCTGGTGAGTTTTATATTTTTTAAGGGAATTTTTGCAAAACATTATAGACTGGTCGCCTTATCATTGATTGTGGTTTTTCTCTACGGAAGTATGATTTGGTACGCTTTCCCTGTAAAAGATGGGATGTCATGGGAAGGACATCTTGGCGGACTTTTGTCTGGATTGTTATTTGCAGTCGTGTTTAGAAAATCTGTGGCAAAACCAGAACGTTACGTTTGGCAGGAACCAGATTTTAATGAAGATGATGACCCGTTTTTAAAGCATTTTGACGAAAACGGAAACTTTATTGAAAATATAGAGCCAGATGAGGTTTTAGAAAATGGAGTAGAGGATGGGCAAATTTCCGAAGAAAATAAACCCAATATTACTTATATTTTTAAAGAAAATAAAGATTAA
- the rlmB gene encoding 23S rRNA (guanosine(2251)-2'-O)-methyltransferase RlmB, which translates to MEKETTIFGIRAVIEAIKSGENIDKIFLQKGLHGELFTELEQLLKKERLNISYVPVEKLNRLSKKNHQGVVAQIAPITFHEIEELVMSVIESGKVPLFLLLDQLSDVRNFGAIVRTAECTGVSGIIIQKKGGAPVNGDAIKTSAGAIFKIPICKVDHIKDAVFHMQASGIKVIAATEKTDNTVYDISFKEPCAIIMGSEGKGINPSVIKVSDERAKLPLFGEIESLNVSVACGAFLYEAVRQRR; encoded by the coding sequence ATGGAAAAAGAAACAACTATTTTTGGTATTAGAGCAGTCATTGAAGCCATAAAATCGGGTGAGAATATTGATAAGATTTTTTTGCAAAAAGGGTTACATGGTGAGTTGTTTACAGAGCTAGAGCAGTTGTTAAAAAAAGAACGTCTCAATATCTCTTACGTTCCAGTTGAGAAATTAAACCGTCTTTCAAAGAAAAATCATCAAGGTGTCGTTGCGCAAATAGCTCCAATAACATTCCATGAAATTGAAGAGTTAGTAATGAGTGTCATAGAATCTGGAAAAGTTCCTTTATTTCTTTTACTCGACCAATTAAGTGATGTACGTAATTTTGGAGCCATCGTTCGTACCGCAGAGTGTACGGGAGTTTCTGGGATTATTATTCAGAAAAAAGGTGGTGCTCCAGTAAATGGTGATGCTATCAAAACCAGCGCAGGTGCTATTTTCAAAATTCCCATTTGTAAGGTAGACCATATTAAAGATGCGGTTTTTCATATGCAAGCCAGTGGCATAAAAGTGATTGCAGCTACCGAAAAGACAGACAATACTGTTTACGATATTTCCTTTAAGGAACCTTGCGCTATCATTATGGGATCTGAAGGTAAAGGGATCAATCCTTCTGTAATTAAAGTGTCGGACGAGAGAGCTAAACTACCTCTCTTTGGTGAAATCGAATCATTAAACGTATCTGTAGCTTGTGGTGCATTTTTGTACGAAGCGGTGAGACAAAGACGTTAA
- a CDS encoding aryl-sulfate sulfotransferase, giving the protein MIKKLLFLFTLLTFCINQAQNTVGTISITEDAYDAYTLISVNTKAFLINNCGQVINEWNSTYLPGNAVYLLPNGNLLRAGRVDDGSSNINFGGAGGIVELFDWDGNLVWSYLYNNNEMRQHHDIFPMPNGNVLILAATSMTSSEAVEAGRDPNLLTQNRLYNEQIIEVEPVGTNQVNVVWEWNANDHLIQDFDNTKSNFGNVSMSPEKLDINFLNGNSGNANWLHFNSIQYNENLDQIVISSRNLSEIYIIDHSTTTLEASGDIGGIYGKGGDFLYRWGNPQSYKQGTEQDRKLYGQHYPHIIESGLVDEGKIIIFNNGNGRTPQFSEVQIIDPPKESPGFYSYTTDTAYGPETVDYTYSDQSETPAPFFSNIVSSAQRLPNGNILICEGQNGEVFEIDSNENIVWEYINPVNNINGTVSSQGNPPPTVGIIFRAIKYAQDFPAFTGRDLTPGNPIELNADISECESLNVDDFEISAFKIYPNPTRDFITISSEATIDKIELYSILGEKVYQSGQNTVVDLTSFNTGIYFAKIYSGDRSITKKIIKN; this is encoded by the coding sequence ATGATAAAAAAATTACTCTTCTTATTTACACTATTAACCTTTTGTATTAACCAAGCTCAAAACACAGTTGGAACTATTTCCATAACTGAAGATGCTTATGATGCCTACACTTTAATTAGCGTAAATACAAAAGCATTTTTGATAAATAATTGCGGTCAAGTTATCAATGAATGGAATAGCACCTATCTACCAGGAAATGCAGTTTATCTTCTCCCAAACGGAAACCTATTAAGAGCAGGAAGAGTTGATGATGGTTCCAGTAACATCAACTTTGGTGGTGCAGGTGGTATTGTAGAACTATTTGATTGGGATGGCAATCTCGTTTGGTCATATCTTTATAATAATAATGAGATGAGACAACACCACGATATCTTCCCTATGCCAAACGGAAACGTGTTAATTTTAGCAGCAACATCCATGACCTCTTCAGAAGCAGTAGAAGCTGGTAGAGACCCAAATCTATTAACTCAAAATAGATTATATAATGAACAAATTATTGAAGTAGAGCCCGTTGGCACCAATCAAGTGAACGTAGTCTGGGAGTGGAATGCAAATGATCATCTTATTCAGGATTTTGACAATACTAAATCCAATTTTGGAAACGTATCAATGTCACCTGAAAAATTGGACATCAATTTCCTCAATGGAAACAGCGGTAATGCTAACTGGCTTCATTTCAATTCCATTCAATACAATGAAAATTTAGATCAAATTGTAATCAGCTCTCGTAACTTGAGCGAGATTTATATTATTGACCATTCTACTACAACATTGGAAGCATCTGGTGATATTGGTGGTATCTACGGAAAAGGTGGGGATTTTTTATACCGTTGGGGAAATCCTCAATCTTATAAGCAAGGTACAGAACAAGACCGTAAATTATATGGGCAACATTATCCGCATATTATCGAAAGCGGTTTAGTTGACGAAGGAAAAATCATAATTTTTAATAACGGAAATGGGAGAACACCTCAATTTTCCGAAGTACAAATAATTGATCCTCCAAAAGAGTCTCCTGGATTTTACAGCTATACTACAGATACAGCTTATGGTCCCGAAACTGTTGATTACACGTATTCTGATCAATCTGAAACTCCTGCCCCATTTTTCTCAAACATCGTAAGCAGTGCTCAAAGATTACCAAACGGAAATATTTTAATCTGTGAAGGACAAAATGGAGAAGTTTTTGAAATTGACAGTAATGAAAACATTGTATGGGAATATATAAATCCTGTAAATAATATCAATGGCACAGTTAGCTCTCAAGGAAATCCGCCTCCAACAGTTGGCATTATATTTCGAGCTATTAAATACGCTCAAGATTTTCCTGCTTTTACCGGTAGAGATCTAACACCTGGCAATCCAATTGAGTTAAACGCAGATATTTCCGAATGCGAAAGCCTAAATGTTGATGATTTTGAAATTTCAGCATTTAAGATCTATCCAAACCCAACAAGAGATTTTATCACAATTTCTTCGGAAGCAACAATTGACAAAATTGAACTATATTCCATTTTAGGTGAAAAAGTATATCAATCTGGACAGAACACCGTTGTGGATCTCACATCTTTTAATACAGGAATTTATTTCGCTAAAATTTATTCTGGCGATAGAAGCATCACTAAAAAAATCATTAAAAATTAA
- a CDS encoding SusD/RagB family nutrient-binding outer membrane lipoprotein: MKTINNIKYTLSLALLFLTFSCNDVLVNEDPNGVAIDQLPPEVILPGAFTVPSETFLSTMNGLGNTMIATWSGNAQQVQAPYFEEFQYQLTTDFYDNIWDNLMARTGNLTQIITNEYPDNYDYFKGVSKIYRAFYFQYLVDLYGDIPFTDIHQRSDLLFPEYDDQVDVYISLIEDINDAIAQIQNTDTSTVVPLGSSDVIMNGNMTKWIKFGNTIKLRILLRMSDVAQTNPELQTIFNTEFEALNNASFINFGEDVTINPGYSDELDRMNPFVETFGYDPGAFGITGNQTFSNLRAGPTTYLVEFLNGTSNGVSDARLQRLYTTRSGQDDIQGNTQGGSEQPSRIGPGLLISPQQDGYIMTASESLFLQSEAIFKGYLSSGNAKSLFESAILSSFVRLGVDTDDFLPPPDDEDLDESTTPEIAASTYISNSNNVSGIGWDGTSNKLEAIITQKWIDLGGTNGIETWIEYTRTGFPSNMPLPDITNRPNRPIRLLYPTSEYTGNSANVGIYNQTVDTAFDNPIFWDVN; encoded by the coding sequence ATGAAAACTATAAATAATATAAAATACACACTGTCATTGGCACTGCTATTTCTTACATTTTCTTGTAACGATGTACTTGTAAATGAAGATCCTAATGGAGTGGCTATAGACCAATTACCTCCAGAGGTAATTTTACCAGGCGCGTTTACCGTACCATCAGAAACCTTTTTATCAACAATGAATGGTCTAGGTAATACAATGATAGCAACATGGTCTGGCAATGCACAACAAGTTCAGGCACCATATTTTGAGGAATTCCAATATCAATTAACTACCGATTTTTACGATAATATTTGGGACAACTTAATGGCTAGAACAGGTAATTTAACTCAAATCATTACTAATGAATATCCTGATAATTATGATTATTTCAAAGGAGTTTCTAAAATATATAGAGCTTTCTATTTTCAATATTTAGTTGATTTATATGGAGATATTCCTTTTACAGATATTCACCAACGCTCAGACTTATTATTTCCCGAATATGATGACCAAGTGGATGTTTACATCTCTTTAATTGAAGATATCAATGATGCCATAGCTCAAATTCAAAATACAGATACAAGTACTGTTGTGCCTTTGGGATCTAGCGATGTCATTATGAATGGCAATATGACAAAATGGATTAAATTTGGAAATACAATAAAACTTAGAATATTGTTACGTATGTCTGATGTGGCACAAACCAATCCAGAACTTCAAACAATTTTTAATACTGAATTTGAGGCACTCAATAATGCTAGCTTTATAAATTTTGGAGAAGATGTTACCATCAACCCTGGATACTCCGATGAACTAGATCGAATGAATCCCTTCGTAGAAACATTTGGATATGATCCTGGTGCATTTGGTATCACAGGTAATCAAACATTTTCTAATTTAAGAGCTGGACCTACCACTTATTTAGTTGAATTTTTAAACGGAACTTCTAATGGCGTTTCTGATGCTAGACTTCAACGATTGTATACAACGAGATCAGGGCAAGACGATATTCAAGGAAATACTCAAGGAGGCTCAGAACAACCTTCTAGAATTGGTCCTGGTTTATTAATTTCTCCTCAACAAGATGGTTATATTATGACTGCCTCAGAATCACTTTTTCTGCAGTCGGAAGCAATTTTTAAAGGATATCTATCCTCAGGAAATGCTAAGTCTTTGTTTGAAAGCGCTATTCTATCCTCATTTGTTAGATTAGGTGTTGATACAGATGATTTCTTACCTCCGCCAGATGATGAAGATTTAGATGAAAGCACTACTCCAGAAATAGCAGCTTCAACATACATTAGCAACTCTAACAATGTAAGTGGTATTGGCTGGGACGGAACTTCAAATAAGCTTGAAGCTATCATTACCCAGAAATGGATTGATTTAGGAGGCACAAATGGTATTGAAACTTGGATAGAATATACAAGAACAGGTTTCCCTAGTAATATGCCACTTCCAGACATTACCAATAGACCAAATAGACCAATTAGATTATTATATCCAACATCAGAATATACAGGTAATTCAGCAAATGTTGGGATTTACAATCAAACTGTAGATACCGCATTTGATAATCCTATATTTTGGGATGTTAACTAA